A DNA window from Camelina sativa cultivar DH55 chromosome 17, Cs, whole genome shotgun sequence contains the following coding sequences:
- the LOC104759023 gene encoding uncharacterized protein LOC104759023 isoform X2 codes for MEEQREESEFIGESMEEKEEAAKGLGISSKTETLDGEDTNNTVQVSDSDVEILVSDVKADDDDVEETKDNVGNDVALTDAAVTEPEVDGDAEVKMNGETAAKSQVKSAGEGECVISGVNDVTADDKASCEVEQSSVDAEMLSVAEKKADQEKQSTKNIEEDDKRMGVDSKQENEENVGSETKDTVLKVGSAAEGEITNEEEKGEAMEIDYAAEEQVEDDVKVGEALDSTQDIPPVAEADVVSEMGIDEPKDNADMATETIVATDLANPNSPSEDAAPGNIQDLKTDTRNVSLKEDKKAAGMAEEAATVAIENGSTEAPVASGAQSPVAATDCSKEASDANLGSEGSKDHACLDTKTADQQDAVIEEEDIITHESQSIDPNQKEDTGMEEDPSNSDFADDEAGSDVKTNGVKRKADVLSEDSPGEGTKTVSLAKVSFAERPSFKIGACIARAASQMTGSSLVLKGSNCDDETLSVESFVSQLHYAATYPDKENVVSEIAAGFFLDFRNSTALQQGPPEKVGKKRGRPSNSDVAGTEAFEFEEMGDTYWTDRVIHNGGEEQTPPTEKGNYQVVPVELKPAQVQRTRRPYKRRQTQIHIPLSVSDKPANFDENAPAELVMKFSEADTIPPEKSLSKMFRHFGPIRESQTEVDKENNRARVVYRKGADAKVAYNSAGRFSIFGTKAVNYELSYTITETFKVKPYVVSLGEEDAAPCLPA; via the exons ATGGAGGAACAGAGAGAGGAGAGTGAGTTCATTGGTGAATCCatggaggaaaaagaagaagctgctAAGGGATTAGGTATATCTTCTAAAACTGAAACCCTAGATGGTGAGGATACAAACAACACGGTACAGGTTTCGGATTCAGATGTAGAAATTTTGGTTTCTGATGTgaaagctgatgatgatgatgttgaggaGACTAAAGATAACGTTGGCAATGATGTTGCACTGACTGATGCTGCTGTCACGGAGCCTGAAGTTGATGGAGATGCTGAGGTGAAGATGAATGGTGAGACGGCTGCTAAGTCTCAAGTTAAGAGTGCAGGAGAAGGGGAATGTGTAATCTCTGGTGTGAATGATGTAACTGCTGATGACAAGGCAAGTTGTGAAGTTGAGCAAAGTTCAGTAGATGCCGAGATGCTTTCTGTTGCTGAAAAGAAAGCTGACCAAGAGAAGCAATCCACAAAGAATATCGAAGAGGATGATAAAAGAATGGGTGTTGATagcaaacaagaaaatgaagagaatGTGGGATCAGAGACTAAAGATACTGTTTTGAAAGTTGGTTCTGCTGCTGAAGGAGAAATAaccaatgaagaagaaaaaggagaagccATGGAGATTGATTATGCGGCAGAGGAACAGGTTGAAGATGATGTTAAAGTAGGTGAAGCTTTGGATAGTACCCAAGATATTCCTCCAGTTGCTGAAGCTGATGTGGTAAGTGAAATGGGAATTGACGAACCGAAAGATAATGCTGATATGGCCACCGAAACAATCGTAGCTACTGATTTAGCAAACCCAAACAGTCCCTCTGAAGATGCTGCTCCAG GGAATATACAAGACCTTAAAACCGACACCAGGAATGTCTCTTTGAAAGAGGATAAGAAAGCTGCTGGTATGGCAGAGGAAGCTGCCACGGTTGCTATTGAAAATGGATCGACTGAAGCACCTGTTGCTTCTGGAGCACAATCTCCAGTTGCTGCTACAGATTGTTCAAAAGAGGCCTCTGATGCAAATTTGGGATCTGAAGGAAGTAAAGATCATGCATGCTTGGATACGAAAACGGCAGATCAACAAGATGCAGTGATAGAGGAAGAGGACATCATAACTCATGAATCCCAAAGTATCGATCCAAACCAAAAGGAAGATACAGGAATGGAAGAAGATCCCAGTAATTCTGATTTTGCTGATGATGAAGCTGGTTCTGATGTTAAGACTAACGGTGTGAAACGAAAGGCTGATGTCCTGAGTGAGGATTCACCAGGAGAAGGTACGAAGACTGTTTCCTTGGCAAAGGTGTCTTTTGCAGAAAGGCCCTCCTTTAAGATTGGTGCATGCATAGCCAGAGCTGCTAGTCAGATGACTGGATCTTCTTTAGTTTTGAAGGGTAGTAACTGTGATGATGAAACTCTCTCTGTTGAGAGTTTTGTGTCTCAGCTTCACTATGCAGCAACATACCCTGATAAAGAGAATGTTGTATCTGAAATTGCTGCTggttttttcttagatttccgaaaCTCCACGGCTTTGCAGCAAGGTCCCCCAGAAAAGGTGGGCAAAAAAAGAGGTAGACCATCCAATTCTGATGTAGCAGGAACTGAAGCATTCGAGTTTGAGGAAATGGGCGACACATACTGGACTGACAGAGTGATCCATAATGGTGGTGAAGAGCAAACACCACCAACCGAGAAAGGAAACTATCAAGTTGTGCCagttgagttgaaacctgctcAGGTTCAAAGAACTCGTCGACCATACAAAAGACGACAGACTCAGATCCATATTCCTCTTTCAGTCTCAGACAAACCGGCAAACTTTGATGAGAATGCACCAGCTGAACTTGTAATGAAGTTTTCTGAAGCGGATACTATACCTCCTGAGAAGAGCCTGAGTAAAATGTTTAGGCATTTTGGACCAATAAGGGAGTCGCAAACTGAAGTTGACAAGGAAAATAACCGGGCCAGAGTAGTTTATAGGAAGGGTGCTGATGCCAAGGTTGCTTACAACAGCGCAGGAAGGTTTAGTATTTTTGGGACGAAAGCGGTGAATTACGAGCTCAGCTATACGATAACTGAGACATTCAAAGTTAAGCCTTATGTTGTGTCTTTAGGCGAGGAGGATGCAGCACCATGTCTTCCTGCCTAG
- the LOC104759023 gene encoding uncharacterized protein LOC104759023 isoform X1 yields the protein MEEQREESEFIGESMEEKEEAAKGLGISSKTETLDGEDTNNTVQVSDSDVEILVSDVKADDDDVEETKDNVGNDVALTDAAVTEPEVDGDAEVKMNGETAAKSQVKSAGEGECVISGVNDVTADDKASCEVEQSSVDAEMLSVAEKKADQEKQSTKNIEEDDKRMGVDSKQENEENVGSETKDTVLKVGSAAEGEITNEEEKGEAMEIDYAAEEQVEDDVKVGEALDSTQDIPPVAEADVVSEMGIDEPKDNADMATETIVATDLANPNSPSEDAAPGEVEPLDHNALFDPTSDITNFIDFSGVSSWSGNIQDLKTDTRNVSLKEDKKAAGMAEEAATVAIENGSTEAPVASGAQSPVAATDCSKEASDANLGSEGSKDHACLDTKTADQQDAVIEEEDIITHESQSIDPNQKEDTGMEEDPSNSDFADDEAGSDVKTNGVKRKADVLSEDSPGEGTKTVSLAKVSFAERPSFKIGACIARAASQMTGSSLVLKGSNCDDETLSVESFVSQLHYAATYPDKENVVSEIAAGFFLDFRNSTALQQGPPEKVGKKRGRPSNSDVAGTEAFEFEEMGDTYWTDRVIHNGGEEQTPPTEKGNYQVVPVELKPAQVQRTRRPYKRRQTQIHIPLSVSDKPANFDENAPAELVMKFSEADTIPPEKSLSKMFRHFGPIRESQTEVDKENNRARVVYRKGADAKVAYNSAGRFSIFGTKAVNYELSYTITETFKVKPYVVSLGEEDAAPCLPA from the coding sequence ATGGAGGAACAGAGAGAGGAGAGTGAGTTCATTGGTGAATCCatggaggaaaaagaagaagctgctAAGGGATTAGGTATATCTTCTAAAACTGAAACCCTAGATGGTGAGGATACAAACAACACGGTACAGGTTTCGGATTCAGATGTAGAAATTTTGGTTTCTGATGTgaaagctgatgatgatgatgttgaggaGACTAAAGATAACGTTGGCAATGATGTTGCACTGACTGATGCTGCTGTCACGGAGCCTGAAGTTGATGGAGATGCTGAGGTGAAGATGAATGGTGAGACGGCTGCTAAGTCTCAAGTTAAGAGTGCAGGAGAAGGGGAATGTGTAATCTCTGGTGTGAATGATGTAACTGCTGATGACAAGGCAAGTTGTGAAGTTGAGCAAAGTTCAGTAGATGCCGAGATGCTTTCTGTTGCTGAAAAGAAAGCTGACCAAGAGAAGCAATCCACAAAGAATATCGAAGAGGATGATAAAAGAATGGGTGTTGATagcaaacaagaaaatgaagagaatGTGGGATCAGAGACTAAAGATACTGTTTTGAAAGTTGGTTCTGCTGCTGAAGGAGAAATAaccaatgaagaagaaaaaggagaagccATGGAGATTGATTATGCGGCAGAGGAACAGGTTGAAGATGATGTTAAAGTAGGTGAAGCTTTGGATAGTACCCAAGATATTCCTCCAGTTGCTGAAGCTGATGTGGTAAGTGAAATGGGAATTGACGAACCGAAAGATAATGCTGATATGGCCACCGAAACAATCGTAGCTACTGATTTAGCAAACCCAAACAGTCCCTCTGAAGATGCTGCTCCAGGTGAAGTTGAACCGTTGGATCATAATGCTCTTTTTGATCCAACTTCTGATATTACCAACTTTATTGATTTCAGTGGTGTATCATCTTGGTCAGGGAATATACAAGACCTTAAAACCGACACCAGGAATGTCTCTTTGAAAGAGGATAAGAAAGCTGCTGGTATGGCAGAGGAAGCTGCCACGGTTGCTATTGAAAATGGATCGACTGAAGCACCTGTTGCTTCTGGAGCACAATCTCCAGTTGCTGCTACAGATTGTTCAAAAGAGGCCTCTGATGCAAATTTGGGATCTGAAGGAAGTAAAGATCATGCATGCTTGGATACGAAAACGGCAGATCAACAAGATGCAGTGATAGAGGAAGAGGACATCATAACTCATGAATCCCAAAGTATCGATCCAAACCAAAAGGAAGATACAGGAATGGAAGAAGATCCCAGTAATTCTGATTTTGCTGATGATGAAGCTGGTTCTGATGTTAAGACTAACGGTGTGAAACGAAAGGCTGATGTCCTGAGTGAGGATTCACCAGGAGAAGGTACGAAGACTGTTTCCTTGGCAAAGGTGTCTTTTGCAGAAAGGCCCTCCTTTAAGATTGGTGCATGCATAGCCAGAGCTGCTAGTCAGATGACTGGATCTTCTTTAGTTTTGAAGGGTAGTAACTGTGATGATGAAACTCTCTCTGTTGAGAGTTTTGTGTCTCAGCTTCACTATGCAGCAACATACCCTGATAAAGAGAATGTTGTATCTGAAATTGCTGCTggttttttcttagatttccgaaaCTCCACGGCTTTGCAGCAAGGTCCCCCAGAAAAGGTGGGCAAAAAAAGAGGTAGACCATCCAATTCTGATGTAGCAGGAACTGAAGCATTCGAGTTTGAGGAAATGGGCGACACATACTGGACTGACAGAGTGATCCATAATGGTGGTGAAGAGCAAACACCACCAACCGAGAAAGGAAACTATCAAGTTGTGCCagttgagttgaaacctgctcAGGTTCAAAGAACTCGTCGACCATACAAAAGACGACAGACTCAGATCCATATTCCTCTTTCAGTCTCAGACAAACCGGCAAACTTTGATGAGAATGCACCAGCTGAACTTGTAATGAAGTTTTCTGAAGCGGATACTATACCTCCTGAGAAGAGCCTGAGTAAAATGTTTAGGCATTTTGGACCAATAAGGGAGTCGCAAACTGAAGTTGACAAGGAAAATAACCGGGCCAGAGTAGTTTATAGGAAGGGTGCTGATGCCAAGGTTGCTTACAACAGCGCAGGAAGGTTTAGTATTTTTGGGACGAAAGCGGTGAATTACGAGCTCAGCTATACGATAACTGAGACATTCAAAGTTAAGCCTTATGTTGTGTCTTTAGGCGAGGAGGATGCAGCACCATGTCTTCCTGCCTAG